The Triticum aestivum cultivar Chinese Spring chromosome 7B, IWGSC CS RefSeq v2.1, whole genome shotgun sequence genome window below encodes:
- the LOC123160948 gene encoding probable carboxylesterase 18: protein MEAGTRSQNTATVESPRSAPPVLPWTLRLRLFASTTGLDLAERRDGTVNRFLLSLADRQSPASPRPDALGVRSADVTVDASRDLWARVFSPATEAAATSTPLPVLVYVHGGGFTFFSAASTSVDGMCRRFCRGLGAVVVSVTYRLAPEHRYPAAYDDCVDVLRYLGATGLPANVAAPVDLSRCFLAGDSAGGNIAHHVAHRWTSSSNSPIRLAGVILLQPYFGGEERTEAELRLEGVAPLVNMRRSDWSWRAFLPEGADRNHPAAHVTGEAGPEPELAEAFPPAMVVVGGVDPLQDWQRRYAAMLRRKGKAVRLVEFPDAFHAFYGFPELPDAGRVVEEIKAFIESNSSIHCDPAA from the coding sequence ATGGAGGCCGGAACGAGGAGCCAAAACACGGCCACGGTCGAGAGCCCGCGCTCCGCGCCGCCGGTGCTGCCTTGGACGTTGCGGCTTCGGCTGTTCGCGTCCACCACCGGCCTCGACCTCGCGGAGCGCCGCGACGGCACTGTCAACCGCTTCCTCCTCTCCCTGGCCGACAGGCAGTCGCCGGCCAGTCCGCGCCCGGACGCGCTCGGCGTCCGCTCCGCCGACGTCACCGTCGACGCATCCCGCGACCTCTGGGCACGTGTCTTCTCCCCGGCAACGGAGGCGGCGGCCACGTCGACCCCGCTCCCCGTCCTCGTCTACGTCCACGGCGGCGGCTTCACGTTCTTCTCCGCCGCGTCCACGTCCGTCGACGGCATGTGCCGCCGCTTCTGCCGTGGGCTGGGCGCCGTCGTCGTCTCCGTCACCTACCGCCTCGCGCCCGAGCACCGCTACCCCGCGGCCTACGACGACTGCGTGGACGTGCTCCGCTACCTCGGCGCCACCGGCCTCCCCGCCAACGTCGCGGCCCCGGTCGACCTCTCCCGCTGCTTCCTCGCCGGGGACAGCGCCGGCGGCAATATCGCCCACCACGTCGCCCACCGTTGGACGTCCTCCTCCAACAGCCCCATCCGCCTCGCCGGCGTCATCCTACTGCAGCCGTACTTCGGCGGCGAGGAGCGCACGGAGGCGGAGCTGAGGCTGGAGGGCGTGGCGCCGCTCGTGAACATGCGCCGCTCCGACTGGTCGTGGAGGGCATTCTTGCCGGAGGGGGCCGACCGGAATCACCCGGCGGCGCACGTGACGGGGGAGGCCGGCCCGGAGCCCGAGCTGGCGGAGGCGTTCCCGCCGGCGATGGTGGTGGTCGGCGGGGTCGACCCACTGCAGGACTGGCAGCGGCGGTACGCCGCCATGCTGCGGCGCAAGGGGAAGGCGGTGCGCCTGGTGGAGTTCCCGGACGCCTTCCACGCCTTCTACGGCTTCCCGGAGCTCCCCGACGCTGGCAGGGTCGTGGAGGAAATTAAGGCGTTCATTGAGAGCAACTCTTCCATTCACTGCGACCCGGCTGCCTGA